In Candidatus Bathyarchaeota archaeon, a genomic segment contains:
- a CDS encoding metallophosphoesterase, whose protein sequence is MVKLRLLTPFPALILEGKERTLIVSDLHIGWEAALAKQGIHIPSQTPKMLKIMLKLIKISKPSSIIILGDLKHTIARAEIEERQDIPFFLEELSKKVEKIKLIPGNHDGNIKSLLPSNIEVLSSSGVVAQENIGLIHGHAWFSLKLLKCKGLIMGHMHPVVAFKDHFGFRSFKQVWIKAMFNKNNLVNALMKRFKNKLKKDLVINLSQCLIMPSFNPFLGGQPVNLVWKKDNEKEYIGPILRSGSINLMDAEVYLLDGSFLGEVINLQV, encoded by the coding sequence TTGGTTAAATTGAGGTTGCTTACGCCTTTTCCAGCTTTAATTTTAGAAGGTAAAGAAAGAACATTAATTGTTTCAGATTTGCATATAGGTTGGGAAGCTGCTTTAGCTAAGCAAGGAATTCATATTCCATCTCAAACACCAAAAATGTTAAAAATTATGTTGAAATTAATTAAAATCTCTAAGCCTTCTTCTATAATCATTTTAGGAGATTTAAAACATACAATAGCTAGAGCTGAAATTGAAGAAAGACAAGATATCCCTTTTTTTCTTGAGGAATTAAGCAAAAAAGTTGAAAAAATAAAATTGATTCCTGGTAATCACGATGGAAACATTAAATCTTTACTTCCATCAAATATAGAGGTGCTTTCTTCTTCAGGTGTTGTAGCTCAAGAAAATATTGGTTTAATTCATGGACATGCATGGTTTTCTTTGAAATTGCTTAAATGTAAAGGATTAATCATGGGGCATATGCATCCTGTTGTAGCATTTAAAGATCATTTTGGTTTTCGATCTTTTAAACAAGTTTGGATTAAAGCCATGTTTAACAAAAACAATCTTGTTAATGCGTTAATGAAGAGGTTTAAAAATAAATTAAAAAAAGATTTAGTAATTAACCTTTCCCAATGCTTAATTATGCCTTCTTTTAATCCTTTTTTAGGTGGACAACCAGTTAATTTAGTTTGGAAAAAAGATAATGAAAAGGAGTATATTGGGCCAATCTTAAGGTCAGGTAGTATAAACTTGATGGATGCTGAAGTTTATCTTCTTGATGGCTCTTTTTTAGGTGAAGTTATAAATCTTCAAGTTTAA
- a CDS encoding DEAD/DEAH box helicase: MNTIQEFLNLCLLKAGILNNLSEIQKLAIPHILKGENTLLIAPTGTGKTYAAVLPVFSLFLSIKACKKLKGISILYITPLRALNRDILRRIASLGEKLGINVQVRHGDTPNKVRVLQVKTPPDMLITTPETLQAILPGKKMREHLKGVKWIIIDEIHELACDKRGVQLSIALERLTKLIGVEPQRIGLSATVGDEEKIANFLVGVNRRVKIIKASTFKGFNINIEYVTPSIEEEKKEKETGFSSNVIARIKYICELVSNHNSTLIFTNTREHAEALGAQIKALNPYIPVEVHHGSLSREVREEVESKFQSGEIKAVVCTSSLELGIDVGTVDLVIQYMSPRQAVNLIQRVGRSGHSIEAEPKGVIITNGIDDFLESIVITEFARKGKLEEIKLHENSLDVLAHQIVGLTLDFKELPLKEIYEVIKKAYTYRNLTFEDFLEVIKQLNELRILKITKDNTIKLRFKRAFKYYYENLSMIPEVKHFSVFDFTRRRKIGVLDQEFVAKRCFPGLEFIMHGYTWKVIKIDEEKLSIDVEPAPPSFQAIPSWEGELIPVEFMVANEVGKLREELIKLKENEYPKFLTQKTNIETLKKISEALRFSTKSCPIPTNKKIVIERFENAIIIHSCFGNLVNETLAMALLTILNSKYNVNISFQIDPYRIGFVFPFKPNPKIIVEALKSLNSDNLIDVINAYLEESELFAWRHWHVAKRFGALEKNANFNRSKAKILIKVFHSTPINKEAKREIFLEKFDIENTKKVLANLEKGEITIEVVEDKDSCSILAYPMLDKIVPREILKPILPEKPLTEVVKERILSKTVKLICLFNGDWSCIKTVQNIPEKIKCPKCGSTLIAVSNVKEDLERIIKKKLKGQVLNNEEKEAWKEAWKTASLIQNYGKKAVIALSGHGVGPATAVRILRKPLKTEEDLYNELIKAEREYVRTRIFWN; this comes from the coding sequence ATGAATACTATTCAAGAGTTTTTAAATTTATGCTTGTTAAAAGCAGGTATATTAAATAATCTTAGTGAGATTCAAAAGTTAGCGATTCCTCACATTTTGAAGGGAGAAAATACTCTTTTAATTGCGCCTACAGGAACTGGAAAAACTTATGCAGCAGTTTTACCTGTTTTTAGTCTTTTTCTTTCAATTAAAGCTTGTAAAAAATTAAAAGGGATTTCAATCCTTTATATAACACCTTTAAGAGCTTTAAATAGGGATATTTTAAGGCGTATTGCTTCGCTTGGTGAAAAACTAGGTATAAATGTTCAAGTTAGGCATGGTGATACACCAAATAAAGTTAGGGTTTTACAAGTTAAAACACCTCCAGACATGTTGATTACAACTCCTGAAACTCTTCAAGCCATTCTTCCAGGTAAAAAAATGAGAGAACATTTAAAGGGGGTTAAATGGATTATTATAGATGAAATACATGAATTGGCTTGCGATAAAAGAGGAGTCCAACTTTCTATTGCTTTAGAACGATTAACTAAATTGATTGGAGTTGAACCTCAAAGAATAGGTTTATCAGCTACTGTTGGTGATGAAGAAAAAATTGCTAATTTTCTTGTAGGTGTAAATAGAAGAGTGAAAATTATTAAAGCGAGTACATTTAAAGGGTTCAACATTAACATTGAGTATGTAACACCAAGTATTGAGGAGGAAAAGAAAGAGAAGGAAACGGGATTTTCTTCAAACGTTATTGCAAGAATAAAATATATATGTGAGCTGGTTTCGAATCATAATTCAACTTTAATTTTTACTAATACTAGAGAGCATGCTGAAGCTTTAGGAGCTCAAATTAAAGCTTTAAATCCATATATTCCAGTTGAGGTTCATCATGGTTCTCTTTCAAGAGAGGTTAGAGAGGAGGTTGAATCTAAGTTTCAATCTGGGGAAATTAAAGCTGTTGTATGTACAAGCTCTCTTGAACTTGGAATAGATGTTGGAACAGTTGATTTAGTTATTCAGTATATGTCGCCTAGACAAGCAGTAAATTTAATTCAAAGAGTTGGTAGAAGCGGGCACTCAATTGAAGCTGAACCTAAAGGCGTTATAATAACAAATGGAATTGACGATTTTCTTGAATCAATTGTAATAACTGAATTTGCAAGAAAAGGGAAGCTTGAAGAAATTAAGCTTCATGAAAATTCTTTAGATGTTTTAGCGCATCAAATAGTTGGTTTAACTTTAGACTTTAAAGAGTTACCTCTTAAAGAAATTTATGAAGTTATTAAAAAAGCTTATACCTATAGAAATTTAACTTTTGAGGATTTTCTTGAAGTTATAAAGCAATTAAATGAATTAAGAATTTTAAAAATTACTAAAGATAATACTATTAAATTAAGGTTTAAAAGAGCCTTTAAATACTACTACGAAAATTTATCTATGATTCCTGAAGTGAAACATTTCTCTGTTTTTGATTTTACTCGAAGAAGAAAAATTGGTGTTTTAGATCAAGAGTTTGTAGCTAAACGTTGTTTTCCAGGCTTAGAGTTTATAATGCATGGTTACACATGGAAAGTAATAAAAATTGATGAAGAAAAACTTTCAATAGATGTTGAACCTGCTCCTCCAAGTTTTCAAGCTATTCCAAGTTGGGAAGGTGAATTAATTCCTGTAGAATTTATGGTTGCAAATGAAGTGGGGAAACTTAGAGAAGAATTAATTAAACTTAAAGAAAATGAGTATCCAAAGTTTTTAACTCAAAAAACTAATATTGAAACTTTAAAGAAAATTTCTGAAGCTTTAAGGTTTTCAACGAAAAGTTGCCCTATTCCAACAAATAAGAAAATTGTTATAGAAAGATTTGAAAATGCTATAATTATTCATTCATGTTTCGGGAATTTAGTTAATGAAACGTTAGCTATGGCTTTACTTACAATTTTAAACTCGAAATATAATGTAAACATTTCTTTTCAAATAGATCCTTATAGAATAGGTTTTGTTTTTCCATTTAAACCAAACCCTAAAATCATAGTTGAAGCTTTAAAAAGTTTAAATTCAGATAATTTAATTGATGTGATAAACGCTTATTTAGAGGAGTCTGAGCTTTTTGCTTGGAGGCATTGGCATGTAGCTAAAAGGTTTGGAGCTTTAGAAAAAAATGCTAACTTTAATAGAAGTAAAGCTAAAATACTTATAAAAGTTTTTCATTCAACTCCAATAAATAAAGAAGCTAAAAGAGAGATTTTTTTAGAAAAATTTGATATAGAAAATACAAAAAAAGTTTTAGCTAATTTAGAAAAAGGGGAAATAACAATAGAAGTTGTTGAGGATAAAGATTCATGCTCAATTTTAGCTTATCCAATGCTAGATAAAATTGTACCGCGTGAAATTCTTAAACCTATTTTACCAGAGAAACCTTTAACAGAAGTAGTTAAGGAAAGGATTCTTTCTAAAACTGTAAAATTAATATGTCTTTTTAATGGGGATTGGAGTTGTATTAAAACTGTTCAAAATATTCCTGAAAAAATTAAATGCCCTAAATGTGGTTCAACACTTATAGCTGTTTCAAATGTTAAAGAGGATTTAGAGAGAATTATAAAGAAAAAATTAAAGGGACAAGTGTTAAATAATGAAGAAAAAGAAGCTTGGAAAGAAGCTTGGAAAACAGCGAGTTTAATTCAAAACTATGGAAAGAAAGCGGTTATTGCTTTAAGTGGTCATGGAGTTGGACCTGCTACAGCAGTTAGAATTTTAAGAAAACCTTTAAAAACGGAAGAAGATCTTTATAATGAATTAATTAAAGCTGAAAGAGAATACGTTAGAACGAGAATTTTTTGGAATTAA